In Methanomicrobium antiquum, one DNA window encodes the following:
- a CDS encoding cache domain-containing protein, translating to MITAGCTGTDSPKSEVIIKTDENRSSETYNSEKYLSNETLVAFVCSAAEYVKQHGKEEALSEFNNPNGSFIDGELYIYAYTFNGTTLAHPVNPEKVGLNRLDEGDTGIFLKECIESVNNGSGFNTINYLNPEHNLTLESKLVYGVKIDDEWWLGSGIYTGPAISLNSSEADSL from the coding sequence TTGATAACCGCTGGTTGCACAGGGACTGATTCTCCTAAAAGCGAAGTTATCATAAAAACTGATGAAAATAGAAGTTCTGAAACCTACAATTCTGAGAAATATCTGTCAAATGAAACACTGGTGGCCTTCGTTTGCAGTGCGGCTGAATATGTAAAACAACACGGCAAAGAAGAGGCACTTTCAGAGTTCAACAATCCAAACGGCTCGTTTATTGACGGCGAACTCTACATCTACGCATATACCTTTAATGGTACAACTCTTGCACACCCGGTAAATCCCGAAAAGGTGGGATTAAACCGTCTGGATGAGGGAGATACAGGAATATTTCTAAAAGAATGTATCGAATCCGTAAATAACGGAAGCGGGTTTAATACTATTAATTATTTAAATCCGGAACATAACTTAACACTTGAATCAAAACTGGTGTACGGGGTTAAAATAGATGATGAATGGTGGCTGGGCTCTGGAATATACACAGGTCCTGCCATTTCTTTAAACAGTTCAGAAGCGGATTCCTTGTAA
- a CDS encoding cache domain-containing protein, translating to MKKFNFMAVLSAVFILAVFAVFSGCTGQDLSMDVSDSKTKNAVEDDMKAVSEEISSSINKGLIDLRSGILNNSKTLTETGLTGDVAEKALLKNLLNFPWAFSSLVISDEGVVLTAVPKNYAETVGMNLSWQKEVLTANEKKTPIVSDVFEMAEGFTGISQSAPVFSPSGRYVGYTDITYSPYEFILRQVKPAVGKKPYDVWVSQADGTLIYDTKEEEVGNNLLTDEIYNNSTLQSVLKRILSEETGVCEYTFSDRDWKEEVSKTAVWTTAGIDGAEWRVVVTYSGLEETAEQTAVAEDISERFENLKSFVQNAARHAKESEKGSAVMDFNDREGSFVDGELYIFAYEYDGTVIALPFQKELLRTKRFGITDSNGVKFIDASAEIAKSGGGSLYYVYQNPSHRYKEEFKIAYVLPAGDDWYLGAGIYMPEFPCSFNDTEKDELVKRVKAARDYALENGVEKATADFNDLNMSFADGKNYIFAYDYSGKTLALPHQPELIGENRYDFEDTYGVKIIQWEISEAKSGGGFVYVEYLNPDTGKNALKLCYVEPVGDEWLVGSGIYSESL from the coding sequence ATGAAAAAATTTAATTTTATGGCTGTCTTGTCGGCAGTTTTTATTCTTGCTGTTTTTGCGGTATTTTCAGGATGCACCGGGCAGGATTTAAGTATGGATGTTTCAGATTCAAAAACAAAAAATGCTGTTGAAGATGATATGAAAGCAGTCTCTGAGGAGATTTCGTCATCAATTAATAAAGGGCTAATAGATCTCAGGTCAGGTATCTTAAATAATTCAAAGACTCTTACAGAAACCGGCTTAACAGGGGATGTGGCTGAAAAAGCGCTTTTAAAAAATCTTTTAAATTTCCCCTGGGCATTTTCGTCCCTTGTCATATCAGATGAAGGTGTTGTTTTAACAGCCGTTCCCAAAAATTATGCTGAGACTGTTGGGATGAATTTAAGCTGGCAAAAAGAGGTTTTGACAGCAAACGAAAAAAAGACGCCAATAGTTAGCGATGTCTTTGAAATGGCTGAAGGATTTACAGGCATATCACAAAGTGCTCCGGTATTTTCACCGTCCGGAAGATATGTAGGCTACACTGACATCACATACAGCCCCTATGAATTCATATTAAGGCAGGTAAAGCCCGCTGTTGGTAAAAAGCCCTATGATGTATGGGTTTCACAGGCTGACGGGACACTCATTTACGATACAAAAGAAGAGGAAGTCGGAAACAATCTCCTGACAGATGAAATCTACAACAATTCCACTCTTCAGTCTGTTTTAAAGAGAATCTTATCTGAAGAGACAGGAGTTTGTGAATACACATTTTCTGATCGCGACTGGAAAGAGGAGGTTTCAAAAACAGCTGTATGGACAACGGCCGGAATTGACGGTGCAGAGTGGAGGGTTGTTGTGACATACTCAGGTCTTGAAGAGACTGCAGAGCAGACAGCAGTTGCAGAAGATATAAGTGAGAGATTTGAAAACCTGAAATCCTTTGTCCAAAATGCAGCCAGACATGCAAAAGAGAGTGAAAAAGGTTCGGCAGTTATGGATTTCAACGACAGGGAAGGCTCTTTTGTTGATGGTGAATTATACATCTTCGCATACGAATATGATGGAACTGTAATTGCACTTCCGTTCCAAAAGGAGCTACTTCGAACAAAGCGTTTTGGAATTACTGATTCAAACGGCGTTAAATTCATAGATGCATCGGCAGAAATCGCCAAATCCGGCGGAGGATCACTTTATTATGTCTATCAGAATCCATCTCACAGATACAAAGAGGAGTTTAAGATTGCATATGTGCTTCCAGCCGGTGATGACTGGTACCTTGGAGCCGGGATTTACATGCCGGAATTTCCATGCAGTTTCAATGATACGGAAAAAGACGAGCTTGTAAAGCGTGTGAAAGCCGCTCGTGATTATGCACTTGAAAACGGAGTCGAAAAAGCCACAGCTGATTTCAACGACTTAAACATGAGTTTCGCTGACGGTAAAAACTACATCTTCGCATACGACTATTCCGGAAAAACACTTGCTCTGCCGCATCAGCCTGAATTAATCGGCGAAAACAGGTATGACTTTGAAGACACCTATGGTGTAAAAATAATACAATGGGAAATATCTGAGGCAAAATCCGGCGGGGGTTTTGTTTATGTTGAGTACTTAAATCCTGATACCGGCAAAAACGCTTTAAAACTCTGCTATGTTGAGCCTGTCGGTGATGAATGGCTTGTAGGTTCCGGAATTTATTCTGAGAGCCTTTAA
- a CDS encoding acetate uptake transporter, protein MDTIIDEKNKNNLFILDNTANPAPLGLCAFGMTTILLSVHNAGVTALSSAIVAMMLMYGGLAQVIVGIMEWKKGNTFGLITFTSFGLFWITFAMILILPLSGFSAAPTPIDLGVFLAAWTILVLGLFICTFKMFMILRMTFALLLIVFILLALANFTGITYFHLFAGFLGIITGILAMYLGIGAVINDIFGRRILPV, encoded by the coding sequence ATGGACACAATTATTGATGAAAAGAATAAAAACAATCTGTTTATTCTTGACAACACTGCAAATCCGGCACCACTCGGACTTTGTGCTTTTGGAATGACTACTATTCTTTTAAGCGTTCACAATGCAGGAGTGACTGCACTTTCAAGTGCAATTGTTGCTATGATGCTTATGTACGGTGGTCTTGCACAGGTCATTGTCGGAATTATGGAATGGAAAAAGGGAAACACATTCGGCCTTATAACTTTCACAAGTTTCGGATTGTTCTGGATAACATTTGCGATGATTTTGATATTGCCTCTTTCAGGTTTTTCGGCTGCACCGACCCCCATTGACCTTGGCGTATTTCTCGCGGCGTGGACAATTCTGGTTTTAGGGCTTTTTATATGCACATTTAAGATGTTTATGATTCTTAGAATGACATTTGCACTGCTTTTAATTGTATTTATCCTGCTAGCTCTTGCAAACTTTACAGGAATTACGTACTTCCATCTCTTTGCAGGATTTTTGGGTATAATTACAGGCATTCTTGCGATGTATTTGGGAATTGGTGCAGTGATAAACGACATTTTTGGAAGAAGGATTCTTCCGGTTTAA
- a CDS encoding flavodoxin family protein, giving the protein MKAVIIYHSYSGITRGVSEKVHEAVGGDIVEVKPVKNYSKLSAYTTGCMRARKGECDLIESETIDVSDADVIVIGTPVWAFRATPAVNAAVEALFGCSEKPAVIFATCGGKEGETLTKLSEALSKKGVIVKKQIVFNKDDVEDESKINELITAIKSAGGI; this is encoded by the coding sequence ATGAAGGCGGTAATAATTTATCATTCGTACTCAGGCATCACTCGGGGTGTTTCTGAAAAAGTGCATGAGGCAGTCGGCGGCGATATTGTGGAAGTAAAGCCGGTTAAAAACTATTCAAAGCTTTCTGCATACACTACCGGGTGCATGCGGGCAAGAAAGGGCGAATGTGATTTAATTGAGTCTGAAACAATAGATGTATCTGATGCAGATGTAATTGTAATCGGAACACCTGTCTGGGCATTTCGTGCAACTCCGGCTGTTAATGCCGCGGTTGAGGCGCTTTTTGGCTGTAGTGAAAAGCCGGCTGTAATATTTGCAACCTGCGGTGGTAAGGAGGGTGAGACCCTTACAAAGTTATCTGAAGCACTTTCAAAAAAAGGTGTAATAGTTAAAAAACAAATTGTCTTTAACAAAGATGATGTAGAAGATGAATCCAAAATAAATGAGCTTATCACAGCAATAAAATCAGCAGGCGGCATCTGA
- a CDS encoding M3 family metallopeptidase, with product MKKLSKLKATLYAIFVIFLIFSAAGCTDAPGNNETDSLTAGYLMNESIKNPVKAHYNPGEITSFYNSAEDLTKQSLDLIVEIPPEKKTFENTMIAYEKTISDFNDCVQPLNIMGYVYPDSEISGEGMECEERYSRFLTNVSSRRDLYDALKSVTPSNSDEKRLYDVIIREFEKNGLFLSDEKLAHVTEMRKELSTLELRFSANLNNDDTKLVFSKEELKGVPESSLSSFEKTPAKDYIVTMKSPDYNAVMTYADSENTRFIMYKSYFTKQGEENTLLLEEALVLRQNIAEELGYESWADYKTDGRIAKNSSNVMEFLNALKDTLKEKNANENSELLEIKKRTFPDSEELFPWDVYYLLNIKKMEDYSFDEEKVREYFPLDRVLDGIFATYEKLFGVNFRKSENIDVWHPDVYVYEVSDELSGNVIGYLYLDLFPRDLKYNHFCAAGLKGRSVSGDSYNPPVLLIIGNFNSPGSDKPSLLKIDEISTLFHETGHAMHFLLTDTPYRSLSGFGVEMDFVETPSQAMEEWAYDPEILKSISGHYNNSSEKIPDALLADAVSTRNVENVNTYTRVLADSFRDMKFHTTKGPVNTMEMSYEIYEDINGLKLPDGIRSSASFGHVMADYDAGYYGYLWSKVYSMNIVDEFKKSGMTNRTTGMKFREEILARGNMEDGDVLLENFLGEKPNPDALNILLNR from the coding sequence ATGAAGAAGTTATCCAAATTAAAAGCGACATTATATGCAATATTTGTAATATTTTTAATATTTTCTGCGGCAGGATGCACTGATGCACCGGGCAATAACGAAACTGATTCTCTAACAGCAGGTTATCTGATGAATGAAAGTATAAAAAATCCGGTGAAGGCACATTATAACCCGGGTGAAATAACATCTTTTTACAATTCCGCTGAGGATTTAACCAAACAATCCCTGGATTTAATTGTAGAGATTCCGCCTGAGAAAAAAACGTTTGAAAATACAATGATTGCTTATGAAAAAACAATTTCTGACTTTAATGACTGTGTACAGCCGCTTAATATAATGGGGTACGTCTATCCTGACTCTGAAATTTCAGGGGAGGGGATGGAGTGTGAAGAGAGATATAGCAGATTCCTGACTAATGTTTCAAGCCGGCGTGATCTTTATGATGCTCTAAAAAGCGTCACACCGTCAAACTCCGATGAAAAACGGCTGTATGATGTTATAATCCGTGAGTTTGAGAAGAACGGACTTTTCCTTTCAGATGAGAAACTTGCACATGTAACAGAGATGAGAAAAGAGCTTTCAACTCTTGAATTACGATTTAGTGCTAATTTAAATAACGATGATACAAAGCTTGTATTTTCAAAAGAAGAATTAAAAGGTGTTCCCGAGTCATCATTATCATCCTTTGAAAAAACGCCTGCCAAAGATTACATTGTCACAATGAAGTCTCCTGATTACAATGCAGTTATGACTTATGCGGACTCTGAAAATACACGCTTTATAATGTATAAATCATACTTCACAAAGCAGGGAGAGGAGAATACTTTACTTCTTGAAGAGGCGCTTGTCTTAAGGCAGAATATCGCTGAAGAGCTTGGATATGAATCCTGGGCTGATTATAAAACAGACGGCAGGATAGCTAAGAACTCATCAAATGTCATGGAATTTTTAAATGCCCTTAAAGATACCTTAAAAGAAAAGAACGCAAATGAAAATTCCGAACTTCTGGAGATTAAAAAGCGGACGTTTCCTGATTCAGAAGAACTTTTCCCGTGGGATGTCTACTATCTTTTAAACATCAAAAAGATGGAGGATTACTCATTTGATGAAGAAAAGGTCAGGGAATATTTCCCGCTTGACAGAGTCTTAGACGGAATTTTTGCAACCTATGAAAAATTGTTTGGTGTAAATTTCAGGAAATCAGAAAATATTGATGTCTGGCATCCTGATGTCTATGTATATGAGGTTTCAGATGAGCTGAGCGGAAATGTAATTGGGTATCTTTATCTTGACTTATTCCCGCGTGATTTAAAATATAATCATTTTTGTGCGGCCGGGTTAAAAGGCAGAAGTGTTTCAGGTGATTCTTATAATCCGCCGGTATTACTGATAATCGGAAATTTCAACAGTCCCGGTTCAGATAAGCCGTCACTTTTGAAAATTGATGAGATAAGTACACTCTTTCACGAAACAGGCCATGCAATGCACTTCCTTTTGACAGATACGCCTTACAGATCACTTTCAGGATTTGGGGTTGAGATGGATTTTGTTGAAACTCCGTCACAGGCAATGGAGGAGTGGGCATATGATCCTGAAATTTTAAAATCAATCTCAGGGCATTATAATAATTCGTCTGAAAAGATCCCGGACGCCCTTTTAGCAGATGCAGTTTCGACAAGAAATGTTGAAAATGTCAATACCTACACACGTGTTCTTGCTGATTCATTCAGGGATATGAAATTCCATACAACAAAAGGGCCGGTTAACACAATGGAAATGTCATATGAAATATATGAGGACATTAACGGTCTTAAACTTCCTGACGGAATCAGAAGTTCAGCATCATTTGGTCATGTAATGGCAGACTATGATGCCGGATACTACGGATATCTCTGGTCGAAGGTATATTCAATGAATATTGTTGATGAGTTCAAAAAATCCGGCATGACAAACAGGACAACCGGCATGAAGTTTAGAGAAGAAATTCTTGCAAGGGGAAATATGGAGGACGGAGATGTCCTTCTTGAGAATTTCTTA